One Drechmeria coniospora strain ARSEF 6962 chromosome 01, whole genome shotgun sequence genomic region harbors:
- a CDS encoding aspartate carbamoyltransferase catalytic subunit, with product MALQPATARMASAHDEGRICLELEDGSAYQGYSFGADKSIAGELVFQTGLVGYPESLTDPSYRGQILVITFPLVGNYGVPSREAVDELLGDLPAHFESSQIHVAGLVAASYCGEDYSHFLATSSLGTWLKEQGVPAMYGVDTRCLTKKIRQKGSMLGKMRLEARALLNGDASASDPLTATSLERFAPVDWVNPNEVNLVAQVSIKAPRLFKPPPSVAVRKHPSGRPIRVLCVDVGMKYNQLRCFLRRGVEVMVCPWDHDLADEAVNQYDGLFISNGPGDPSVLAVTVKNVRAAMEKNKTPVFGICLGHQLLARASGAQTTKMKFGNRGHNIPCTSMVTGKCHITSQNHGFAVDASSLPAGWKELFVNANDGSNEGIMHVDKPYFSVQFHPESTPGPRDTEFLFDVFVDTVARCAAEPALLRQPVSFPGGTVEENERLHPRVSVKKVLVLGSGGLSIGQAGEFDYSGSQAIKALKEEGLYTVLINPNIATIQTSKGLADKVYFLPVNAEFVRKVIHYERPDAIYVTFGGQTALQVGIELKDEFEGLGVKVLGTPIETIITTEDRELFARSMESIGEKCAKSASANNVDEAMKAVKDIGFPVIVRAAYALGGLGSGFANNEDELMDLCKKAFAASPQVLIERSMKGWKEIEYEVVRDAQDNCITVCNMENFDPLGIHTGDSIVVAPSQTLSDEDYNMLRTTAVNVIRHLGVVGECNIQYALNPFSREYCIIEVNARLSRSSALASKATGYPLAFIAAKLGLGIPLKEVSNSVTKVTCACFEPSLDYVVVKMPRWDLKKFTRVSTQLGSSMKSVGEVMSIGRSFEEAIQKAIRAIDFHNLGFGETEALVSIDDELQTPSDQRLFAIANAMHQGYSVDKIWEMTKIDKWFLRKLSSLSEFAKDMSRYTTKDIARSPEIMLQAKRLGFCDRQLANFWDSNELAVRRMRLEAGIKPFVKQIDTVAAEFPAFTNYLYLTYNASEHDVDFNDHGVMVLGSGVYRIGSSVEFDWCSVRAIRTLRKSGFKTIMVNYNPETVSTDYDEADKLYFENINLETVLDIYQLEAASGVLGAMGGQTPNNIALPLHRAGVKVLGTSPEMIDMAENRYKFSRMLDLIEVDQPTWKELTSFDEAREFCNTVSYPVLVRPSYVLSGAAMNTVYSEKDLVNYLTQAAEVSRDHPVVISKYIENAKEIEMDAVAKDGVVVGHFISEHVENAGVHSGDATLILPPQDLEATTIQRIEEATRKIGAALNVTGPFNIQFIAKDNDIKVIECNVRASRSFPFVSKVMGVDLIEMATKAIMHQPFQAHPPTTLPPNCVGVKVPQFSFSRLSGADPVLGVEMASTGEVACFGVDKYEAYLKALLSTGFKVPKANVLLSIGSFKDKNEMLPSVQKLQRIGYKLFATAGTADFLQEHGVQVQFLEVLGSDEDMNSEFSLTQHLAKNTIDLYINLPSNNKYRRPANYMSKGYMTRRMAVDYQIPLVTNVKNAKLLIEAIARHVYLDVSKRDFQITSEPATTGLMPSVKSPEPMPSIGQSAADARRPVTRDGNPSVAVGGLGSPMRCVADELSPSTLSSIKPSVLQILSQPSIFRKSHVLSVKQYTRSDLHMLFTVAQEMRLGVQREGVLNLLRGKVLCTLFYEPSTRTSASFDAAMQRLGGRTVAVSTSQSSVQKGESLQDTLRTLACYGDAIVLRHPDEKSVDIAEKYSDVPVINGGNGSQEHPTQAFLDLFTIREELGTVQGLTITFLGDLLHGRPVHSLVYLLRHYQVKVQLVAPKGLGLPEPVREQLVSAGQLLCESETLTSEIIARSDVLYCTRVQKERFESAEKYERVKDSYRVDNAALKHAKSSMVVMHPLPRNEEVADEVDFDQRAAYFRQMRYGLYCRMALLALVMSTS from the exons ATGGCCCTGCAGCCCGCCACGGCGCGCATGGCGAGCGCCCACGACGAGGGCCGCATctgcctcgagctcgaggatggcTCCGCCTACCAGGGGTACAgcttcggcgccgacaaGAGCATCGCCGGAGAGCTCGTCTTCCAgaccggcctcgtcggctaTCCGGAATCTCTGACGGACCCCTCCTATCGCGGTCAGATTCTCGTCATCACATtccccctcgtcggcaacTACGGCGTGCCCTCTCGCGAGGCTGtggacgagctgctcggcgaCCTCCCCGCCCACTTTGAGTCCTCCCAGATccacgtcgccggcctcgtcgccgcctcctaCTGCGGCGAGGACTACTCCCACTTCCTCGCCACCTCCTCGCTCGGCACCTGGCTGAAGGAGCAGGGCGTCCCCGCCATGTACGGCGTCGACACCCGCTGCCTGACCAAGAAGATCCGCCAAAAGGGCAGCATGCTGGGCAAGATGAGGCTCGAGGCCCGTGCTCTGCTCAACGGCGACGCTTCCGCCTCGGACCCTCTGACGGCCACCTCTCTCGAACGCTTCGCCCCCGTCGACTGGGTGAACCCGAACGAGGTGAACCTCGTGGCCCAGG TCTCCATCAAGGCCCCTCGCCTCTtcaagccgccgccgtcggttgCCGTCCGCAAGCACCCCTCCGGCCGGCCCATCCGCGTCCtctgcgtcgacgtcggcatgAAGTACAACCAGCTCAGGTGCTTCCTCCGCCGCGGTGTCGAGGTCATGGTCTGCCCTTGGGATCatgacctcgccgacgaggccgtcaacCAGTACGACGGTCTCTTCATCTCCAACGGACCCGGCGACccctccgtcctcgccgtcaccgtcaagAACGTCCGGGCCGCCATGGAGAAGAACAAGACGCCCGTCTTCGGCATCTGTCTCGGACACCAGCTGCTGGCCCGCGCCTCGGGCGCCCAGACGACCAAGATGAAGTTCGGCAACCGTGGACACAACATTCCCTGCACGAGCATGGTGACGGGCAAGTGCCACATCACGTCGCAGAACCACGggttcgccgtcgacgcgagcTCCCTACCGGCCGGCTGGAAGGAGCTCTTCGTCaacgccaacgacggcagcaACGAGGGCATCATGCACGTCGACAAGCCCTACTTCAGTGTCCAGTTTCACCCGGAGAGCACCCCCGGCCCTCGCGACACCGAGTTCCTCTTCGACGTCTtcgtcgacaccgtcgcccgctgcgccgccgagcccgccCTTCTCCGGCAGCCCGTGAGCTTCCCCGGCGGCACGGTCGAGGAGAACGAACGGCTGCACCCGCGCGTCTCCGTCAAGAAggttctcgtcctcggctccgGCGGTCTCAGCATCGGCCAGGCCGGCGAGTTCGACTACTCCGGTAGCCAGGCCATCAAGGCCCTCAAGGAGGAAGGCCTCTACACCGTCCTCATCAACCCCAACATCGCCACCATCCAGACCTCCAagggcctcgccgacaaggTCTACTTCCTTCCCGTCAACGCCGAGTTTGTCCGCAAGGTGATTCACTACGAGCGCCCCGATGCCATCTACGTCACCTTCGGTGGCCAGACGGCCCTCCAGGTCGGCATCGAGCTCAAGGATGAGttcgagggcctcggcgtcaAGGTTCTCGGCACGCCGATTGagaccatcatcaccaccgaGGACCGCGAGCTGTTCGCGAGAAGCATGGAGTCCATCGGCGAGAAGTGCGCcaagtcggcctcggccaacaACGTTGACGAAGCCATGAAGGCCGTCAAGGACATCGGCTTCCCCGTCATCGTCCGTGCCGCCtacgccctcggcggcctcggcagcggcttCGCCaacaacgaggacgagctcatGGACCTCTGCAAGAAGGCTTTTGCCGCGAGCCCCCAGGTCCTGATCGAGCGCAGCATGAAGGGCTGGAAGGAGATCGAGTACGAGGTCGTCCGGGACGCCCAGGACAACTGCATCACCGTCTGCAACATGGAGAACTTCGATCCCCTCGGCATCCACACGGGCGattccatcgtcgtcgcgcccTCCCAGACCCTGTCGGACGAGGACTACAACATGctgcggacgacggccgtcaacGTCATCcgccacctcggcgtcgtcggcgagtgTAACATCCAGTACGCCCTCAACCCCTTCTCGAGGGAGTACTGCATCATCGAGGTCAACGCTCGCCTGTCGCGATCGTCGGCCCTCGCCTCCAAGGCCACCGGTTACCCCCTggccttcatcgccgccaagctcggcctcggcatcccgCTCAAGGAGGTGTCCAACTCGGTGACCAAGGTCACCTGCGCCTGCTTCGAGCCCTCGCTCGActacgtcgtcgtcaagatGCCCCGCTGGGACCTCAAGAAGTTCACCCGCGTCTCCACCCAGCTTGGCTCGTCGATGAagagcgtcggcgaggtcatGAGCATCGGCCGGTCGTTTGAGGAGGCCATCCAGAAGGCCATCCGCGCCATCGACTTCCACaacctcggcttcggcgagaCAGAGGCCCTCGtgagcatcgacgacgagctgcagaCGCCCTCGGACCAGCGCCTGTTTGCCATCGCCAACGCCATGCACCAGGGCTACTCGGTCGACAAGATCTGGGAAATGACCAAGATTGACAAGTGGTTCCTCCGCAAGCTCTCGAGCTTGAGCGAGTTCGCCAAGGACATGTCGCGGTACACGACCAAGGACATCGCCAGGTCGCCCGAAATCATGCTGCAGGCCAAGCGCCTCGGCTTCTGCGATCGGCAGCTGGCCAACTTCTGGGACTCcaacgagctcgccgtccgccggatgaggctcgaggccggcatcaaGCCCTTCGTCAAGCAGAtcgacaccgtcgccgccgagttcCCGGCCTTCACGAACTACCTCTACCTGACGTACAACGCGTCCGAGCACGACGTCGACTTCAACGATCACGGCGTCATGGTCCTCGGTTCCGGCGTCTACCGGATCGGCTCCTCGGTCGAGTTCGACTGGTGCTCCGTCCGCGCCATCCGCACGCTCCGGAAGTCGGGCTTCAAGACCATCATGGTCAACTACAATCCGGAAACGGTCAGCACCGActacgacgaggccgacaagctcTACTTTGAGAACATCAACCTCGAAACGGTGCTCGACATCTACCAGCTCGAGGCTGCCAGCGGCGTGCTCGGCGCCATGGGCGGCCAGACGCCCAATAACATCGCCCTGCCCCTCCACCGGGCCGGCGTCAAGGTCTTGGGCACCTCGCCAGAGATGATCGACATGGCGGAGAACCGGTACAAGTTCTCGCGCATGCTGGACCTCATCGAGGTTGACCAGCCGACGTGGAAGGAGCTGACGAgcttcgacgaggcccgcgAGTTCTGCAACACCGTCAGCTACCCCGTCCTTGTCCGGCCGTCGTACGTTCTCTCGGGCGCGGCCATGAACACGGTCTACTCGGAGAAGGACCTGGTCAACTACCTGacgcaggcggccgaggtctCGCGCGATCACCCCGTCGTCATCTCCAAATACATCGAGAACGCCAAGGAGATTGAGAtggatgccgtcgccaaggatggcgtcgtcgtcggacacTTCATATCGGAGCACGTGGAGAATGCCGGCGTGCACTCGGGCGATGCGACGTTGATCCTGCCTCCCCAGGAcctcgaggcgacgacgatccaGCGGATCGAGGAGGCGACGCGCAAGATTGGCGCCGCCCTCAACGTCACGGGACCCTTCAACATTCAGTTCATTGCCAAGGATAACGACATCAAGGTGATCGAGTGCAACGTGCGGGCCTCGCGCTCCTTCCCCTTCGTCTCCAAGGTCATGGGCGTCGACCTCATCGAGATGGCGACCAAGGCGATCATGCACCAGCCCTTCCAGGCGCACCCGCCGACAACGCTGCCGCCGAACTGCGTCGGCGTCAAGGTGCCGCAGTTCAGCTTCTCGCGCCTCTCGGGCGCCGACCCcgtgctcggcgtcgagatggcgtcgacgggtgAGGTCGCCtgcttcggcgtcgacaagTACGAGGCCTACCTCAAGGCCCTCCTCTCGACAGGCTTCAAGGTGCCCAAGGCGAACGTGCTGCTCTCGATCGGCTCATTCAAGGACAAGAACGAGATGCTGCCGTCGGTGCAGAAGCTGCAGAGGATCGGCTACAAGCTGTTTGCCACGGCCGGTACCGCCGACTTCCTGCAGGAGCACGGCGTGCAGGTGCAGTTCCTCGAGGTTctcggcagcgacgaggacatGAACTCGGAGTTCTCCCTCACCCAGCACCTCGCCAAGAACACGATCGATCTGTACATCAACCTGCCTTCCAACAACAAGTATCGCCGGCCGGCGAACTACATGAGCAAGGGGTACATGACGCGTCGCATGGCTGTCGACTACCAGATCCCGCTCGTGACGAACGTCAAGAACGCCAAGCTGCTgatcgaggccatcgcccgTCACGTCTATCTTGATGTATCGAAGCGAGACTTCCAGATCACGTCGGAGCCCGCCACGACAGGGCTGATGCCATCGGTCAAGTCGCCGGAGCCGATGCCATCCATCGGACAGTCGGCCGCGGACGCTAGGCGACCGGTGACGCGTGACGGCAACCCCAGCGTCGCTGTTGGGGGCCTTGGGTCGCCGATGCGCTGCGTAGCTGACGAActttcgccgtcgacgctgtcGTCGATCAAGCCGTCGGTCCTGCAGATCCTGTCCCAGCCGTCCATCTTCCGGAAGTCGCACGTGCTCTCGGTGAAGCAGTACACGCGGTCCGACCTGCACATGCTCTTCACGGTCGCGCAGGAGATGCGCCTCGGCGTCCAGCGCGAGGGTGTCCTCAACCTCCTCCGCGGCAAGGTGCTGTGCACGCTCTTCTACgagccctcgacgaggacctcggcgTCCTTTGACGCGGCCATGCAacggctcggcggccgcaccgtcgccgtctcgacaTCGCAATCGTCGGTGCAGAAGGGTGAGTCGCTGCAGGACACACTGCGGACGCTAGCCTGCTacggcgacgccatcgtcctgCGTCACCCCGACGAGAAGTCGGTGGACATCGCCGAGAAGTACAGCGACGTGCCGGTGATCAACGGAGGCAACGGCAGCCAGGAGCACCCGACGCAGGCGTTCCTCGACCTTTTCACGATTCGCGAAGAGCTCGGCACGGTGCAGGGCTTGACCATCACCTTCCTTGGTGACCTCCTGCACGGACGACCGGTGCACTCCCTCGTCTACCTGCTACGCCACTACCAAGTCAAGGTGCAACTCGTCGCGCCCAAGGGTCTTGGCCTGCCGGAGCCGGTCAGGGAGCAGCTCGTGTCGGCCGGCCAGCTGCTCTGCGAGTCGGAAACGCTGACGTCCGAGATTATCGCTCGCAGTGATGTCCTCTACTGCACGCGCGTCCAGAAGGAGCGCTTCGAGAGCGCGGAGAAGTACGAGCGCGTCAAGGACTCGTATCGGGTTGACAATGCGGCGCTCAAGCACGCCAAGAGCTCGATGGTGGTGATGCACCCGCTGCCGCGGAACGAGGAGGTTGCGGACGAAGTCGACTTTGACCAGCGCGCGGCGTATTTCCGACAG ATGCGTTACGGACTCTACTGCCGGATGGCCCTGCTTGCCCTCGTCATGTCGACTTCATGA
- a CDS encoding annexin ANXC4 yields the protein MSLAVDDAGRRRTRSRSTSHDRRREDDQHDRNPIATYADAREPSYVYPEDDLGDRYKPGRHRDPAQSSSSLPYPTDGGMDRMASAGQQPPYSTYDEAGPHYRTASPSQSHSRPHDSSSSSYRTSKTRLDAQLPGSFPEDDYRPSRDEDNRDRHRHRHPEPKDAKHDSGHDDSPPRVRYAEPASKDRYENDDDRFKFLPQKYSRIYDPDAGNGRQSSRGKDRPSERRAKQEREEDDDLAYGRLPPTKSLRPESPPTYGSYISESQLSEMRSSRHGRDGRDGRDGRDGRDGRDGRGDRGDRDRDRDRDHDQNSSRHDDRRSSRYQRRDDDDDRRRSSPPEDAYGFRKAHRADSHRSEPRSSTTSVLTVEPANRERDRSRDRRRDKSPQPPTARMSSLNIDEGRSSSMSLSVAAAPGSPLLESYHGTYQACSPMPSPLLLPSQNSIEDARVVDALSSLGSDLDADGRQRRRARFHDPQDIAATLARALRGDRAPDITPLIEILPSLTHEQVMELRVEYKRIVKTGSERKGVNIAKHIRSRLKDEDPNLMKACYSVALGKWEAEAYWANFWYQGDKNRRELLIETLMGRTNHEIREIKDAFTDKKYENSLVKCMKVELKEDKFKKAVMMVLDERRMDDVDPYGRRVPLDYELIYRDVDDLRRAVKAEKGGESAMIAIVVRRSDTHLREVLQEYEHHYRSNFAREALKKSNNLVVSHIPSLFPFHPLAGSSILPVLTGFPLYHVGRASRTHPQWRHQPPRSRCSASSSRP from the coding sequence ATGTccctggccgtcgatgacgcgGGACGTCGCCGCACCCGCTCCAGATCGACGTCTCATGACCGTCGTCGCGAGGACGACCAGCACGACCGCAACCCCATTGCCACCTACGCCGATGCCCGGGAACCGAGCTACGTCTACCCGGAGGACGACCTAGGGGACCGCTACAAGCCCGGACGCCATCGTGATCCGGCCCAGTCAAGCTCCTCCTTGCCTTATCCGACCGATGGCGGCATGGATCGAATGGCTTCGGCCGGACAGCAGCCTCCCTACAGCACctacgacgaggccggtcCGCATTATCGCACAGCCTCTCCTTCACAATCGCACTCGCGCCCGcacgactcgtcgtcgtcgtcgtaccgCACCTCCAAGACGAGGCTCGACGCCCAGCTCCCGGGCAGCTTCCCCGAAGACGACTACCGCCCCAgccgcgacgaggacaaTCGGgaccgccatcgccatcgccatccagAGCCCAAGGATGCCAAGCACGACAGCGGTCATGACGACAGCCCACCCCGCGTGCGATATGCAGAACCCGCCTCCAAGGATAGGTATgagaacgacgacgacaggtTCAAGTTCCTGCCGCAGAAGTACAGCCGTATCTATGACCCAGACGCCGGGAATGGTCGCCAGTCGAGCCGCGGCAAGGACAGGCCGAGCGAGCGACGGGCGAAACAGGAGcgggaggaagacgacgacctGGCCTATGGCCGCCTGCCCCCGACCAAGTCCTTGCGGCCGGAATCACCGCCAACCTACGGAAGCTACATCTCAGAGTCCCAGCTGAGCGAGATGCGCTCCTCTCGCCATGGCAGGGACGGCAGAGACGGTAGGGATGGTAGGGATGGTAGGGATGGCCGAGATGGTCGAGGTGATCGAGGTGACCGTGACCGCGACCGCGACCGCGACCATGACCAGAACTCGTCTAGGCACGATGACaggcgctcgtcgaggtaccagcgaagggatgacgacgacgatagGCGCCGCTCGAGCCCTCCCGAAGATGCCTACGGCTTCAGGAAAGCCCACCGTGCCGACAGCCATCGATCCGAACCGCGCAGCTCCACCACCAGCGTGCTCACCGTCGAGCCTGCCAATCGTGAGCGGGACCGATCTCGGGACCGTCGACGGGACAAGTCGCCCCAGCCTCCCACCGCTCGCATGTCCTCCTTGAACATCGATGAAGGTCGGTCCTCCAGCATGTCCCTctctgtcgccgccgcccctgGCTCTCCTCTGCTCGAATCCTACCACGGAACCTACCAAGCCTGCTCGCCCATGCCGTCGCCCCTTCTCCTGCCGTCCCAAAACTCGATCGAGGATGCCagggtcgtcgacgccctctcGTCCTTGGGCTCCGACTTGGACGCCGACGGAAGGCAGCGCAGGCGCGCGCGATTTCATGACCCTCAAGACATCGCAGCCACGCTCGCACGTGCTCTCCGTGGCGACAGGGCCCCGGACATCACGCCCCTCATCGAAATTCTCCCTAGCCTCACCCACGAACAGGTCATGGAGCTGCGTGTCGAGTACAAGCGCATTGTCAAGACGGGCTCCGAACGCAAGGGTGTCAACATCGCCAAGCACATTCGCTCGCGCCTCAAGGACGAAGACCCGAACCTCATGAAGGCCTGCTActccgtcgccctcggcaagTGGGAGGCCGAGGCTTACTGGGCCAACTTCTGGTACCAGGGCGACAAGAACCGCCGAGAGCTGCTGATCGAGACGCTCATGGGTCGGACGAACCACGAGATCCGCGAGATCAAAGATGCCTTCACAGACAAAAAGTACGAAAACAGCCTCGTCAAGTGCATGAAGGTCGAGCTCAAGGAGGACAAGTTCAAGAAGGCCGTCATGATGGTCCTCGACGAACGCAGgatggacgacgtcgaccccTACGGCCGGAGGGTACCCCTCGACTATGAGCTCATCTATCGCGACGTCGATGACCTGCGCCgggccgtcaaggccgaaAAGGGCGGTGAAAGCGCCATGATTGCCATCGTCGTTAGGCGGAGCGACACCCACCTGCGCGAAGTTCTCCAGGAGTACGAACACCACTACCGTTCCAACTTTGCCCGCGAGGCTCTCAAGAAGAGCAACAACCTTGTTGTGAGTCACATCCCCTCTCTCTTTCCTTTCCATCCACTCGCAGGCTCGTCCATCCTCCCAGTGCTAACCGGTTTTCCTTTGTATCATGTAGGGCGAGCTTCTCGCACACATCCTCAATGGCGTCATCAACCGCCCCGTTCGAGATGCTCTGCTTCTTCATCACGCCCTTAA
- a CDS encoding serologically defined colon cancer antigen 1 yields the protein MKQRFSSLDVKVIAHELNDCLVSLRCANVYDLSSKILLIKFAKPDVKKQLVIDIGFRCHLTEFARTTAAAPSAFVARLRKVLKTRRLTSVSQVGTDRVLEFRFSDGQYRLFLEFFASGNIILTDADLKILTIARNVAESEGQEPQRVGLQYCLDNRLNYHEIPPISKDRIRNGLKSAVEKSRQNAAATKKAKGKPGGDLRKCLAVSITELPPVLVDHVLHCNNFDTSVKLDDLLENNTLLDQLVRLLGEARKQVDAITSSPVCKGYIFAKRNDGRPAPGNSPAGAVSKRDGLLYEDFHPFVPQKFQNDPSITVLEIQGYNQTVDDFFSSLEGQKLETRLSEREATARRKLEAARLDQSKRIEGLQSVQEINFRKAAAIEANVERVQEAMDSVNGLIAEGMDWVDISRLIEREKKRHNPVAELIVLPLKLAENTITLHIAEEEFDDEEEDDPYETDDSDRDAEADGKNMNKNDQAQMGLTVDINLTMSPWGNAREYHDQRRSAAVKQEKTQLQATKALKSTEQKINEDLKKGLKQEKALLQPIRTQMWFEKFIWFISSDGYLVIGGKDPAQNEMLYRRYLRKGDVYCHADLKGASSIVIKNNPSTPGAPIPPATLSQAGSLAVCSSEAWDSKAGMGAWWVNADQVSKSATTGDFLPIGSFMVKGEKNFLPPAQLLLGLGIMFKISDESKAKHVKHRLNDDSLAVASRAAELGSPDDVNESTFAKDKSLSADVEESSDDDSDGGKAGDDARDNPLQAFNNRGDDDALETVQKDISSLKVSESVASEGEVEQEDADTAKDAEFDAQDGEELASEPASEAPPTSPSRGTASSQVGTVAINKKLPAKRGQKGKAKKIASKYKDQDEEDRIAAEALIGATTGQKRAEEEMKAKADRAAELEAAKERRRAQHLRNQKTTAEHEEARRVMMDQDIAEPEPDETESATSLDVLVGTPLPGDEILEAIPVCAPWTALGKLKYRIKLQPGAMKKGKAVKEIVEKWKMDSGKKGAVDETARDAERMWPREVELIKALKPEEVMNSVPVGKVKIMTSGGLSGSGSGKGKGGKGKEQGKGGRGGRGSKK from the exons ATGAAGCAGCGATTTTCTTCCCTCGACGTCAAG GTCATCGCACATGAGTTGAATGATTGCCTGGTGTCTTTACGATGTGCCAACGTCTACGACCTCTCCTCCAAGATCCTGCTTATCAAGTTCGCCAAGCCCGATGTTAAGAAGCAGCTCGTCATCGATATTGGCTTCCGATGCCACCTGACAGAGTTTGCGCGCACCACGGCCGCAGCTCCCTCCGCCTTCGTCGCTCGGCTCCGTAAAGTGCTCAAGACGCGGAGGTTGACATCCGTGTCGCAAGTGGGAACCGACAGAGTGCTCGAGTTTCGCTTTAGCGATGGGCAGTACCGTCTCTTTCTCGAGTTCTTTGCC AGCGGCAACATCATCCTTACCGATGCCGACCTGAAAATCTTGACCATAGCAAGAAATGTCGCAGAGAGCGAAGGCCAAGAGCCGCAAAGAGTTGGGCTCCAATATTGCTTGGACAACAGGCTGAACTATCATGAAATTCCCCCCATCTCGAAAGATCGGATTCGGAATGGGCTCAAGTCTGCTGTGGAGAAATCTAGACAGAACGCTGCTGCGACGAAGAAAGCCAAAGGGAAACCTGGAGGTGACTTGAGGAAGTGTCTCGCCGTCTCCATCACCGAGCTACCTCCCGTTCTGGTCGATCATGTCCTCCACTGCAACAATTTCGATACGTCGGTTAAGCTTgacgacctgctcgagaATAATACCTTGTTGGATCAGCTGGTTAGGCTGCTTGGCGAAGCTCGAAAACAAGTTGATGCTATTACGTCGTCACCCGTGTGCAAGGGCTACATATTTGCCAAGCGCAATGATGGGAGACCAGCACCAGGCAATTCCCCTGCTGGCGCGGTGTCGAAGCGAGACGGTCTGCTTTACGAGGACTTTCACCCCTTTGTCCCACAAAAGTTCCAAAACGACCCCTCGATAACGGTCCTCGAGATTCAAGGCTATAACCAAACTGTCGATGACTTCTTTTCCTCACTTGAGGGCCAAAAACTGGAGACTCGATTGTCGGAGAGGGAAGCGACTGCAAGGCGGAAGCTTGAAGCGGCAAGACTAGACCAAAGCAAGCGAATTGAGGGCCTTCAGAGTGTACAGGAGATCAATTTTCGCAAAGCCGCTGCTATCGAGGCTAATGTGGAGCGTGTCCAAGAGGCCATGGATTCCGTCAATGGCCTCATCGCCGAAGGTATGGATTGGGTTGACATCAGCAGGCTCATTGAGCGAGAAAAGAAGCGGCACAACCCAGTTGCCGAACTCATCGTTCTACCATTGAAGCTCGCTGAAAATACCATCACTCTCCACATTGCCGAGGAGGAATttgacgacgaagaggaggatgacCCGTATGAGACCGATGATAGCGACCGTGATGCGGAAGCTGATGGGAAGAACATGAACAAGAATGACCAGGCCCAGATGGGGTTAACCGTCGATATAAATCTCACCATGAGCCCTTGGGGAAACGCACGGGAGTATCACGACCAACGCCGatcggccgccgtcaagcAAGAGAAGACGCAGTTGCAGGCGACGAAAGCACTCAAGAGCACCGAGCAAAAGATCAACGAAGATCTGAAGAAGGGACTAAAACAGGAGAAGGCGCTCCTGCAGCCGATCCGAACTCAAATGTGGTTCGAGAAGTTCATCTGGTTCATCTCGTCCGATGGCTATCTGGTCATCGGAGGCAAGGACCCGGCACAGAACGAAATGCTTTACAGGAGGTACCTGCGGAAAGGCGACGTATACTGTCACGCGGACCTGAAGGGTGCATCGAGCATCGTCATCAAGAACAATCCGAGCACGCCAGGCGCGCCTATCCCGCCTGCCACGCTGTCTCAAGCAGGCTCACTTGCGGTCTGCTCCTCGGAAGCGTGGGATTCCAAGGCTGGCATGGGTGCATGGTGGGTAAACGCCGATCAGGTATCAAAGTCTGCCACAACGGGTGATTTTTTGCCCATCGGTTCCTTCATGGTGAAGGGGGAGAAAAATTTCCTTCCGCCTGCACAACTTTTACTCGGTCTTGGCATCATGTTCAAAATTAGCGACGAAAGCAAAGCCAAGCATGTGAAGCATCGGCTTAACGATGACTCCTTGGCTGTTGCCAGTCGGGCCGCTGAATTGGGATCTCCAGACGACGTGAACGAATCAACCTTCGCCAAGGACAAGAGCTTGTCAGCCGACGTAGAAGAATCTTCAGATGACGATTCCGACGGTGGCAAGGCCGGAGATGACGCTCGGGACAATCCTCTCCAGGCATTTAACAACCGGGGGGATGACGATGCCTTGGAGACTGTCCAAAAAGACATCTCATCGCTTAAAGTTTCTGAATCGGTTGCTTCAGAGGGTGAAGTGGAGCAGGAGGATGCTGATACTGCGAAAGACGCCGAATTCGATGCGCAAGACGGAGAAGAGCTAGCTTCAGAGCCGGCATCCGAGGCACCTCCAACATCTCCATCCCGCGGCACGGCGTCCTCGCAAGTGGGCACCGTTGCAATCAACAAAAAGCTGCCGGCGAAACGCGGCCAAAAGGGAAAGGCAAAGAAGATCgccagcaagtacaaagaccaagacgaagaggaccgtatcgccgccgaggctctCATTGGTGCGACTACCGGCCAGAAGCGGGCTGAGGAAGAGATGAAGGCAAAAGCGGACCGGGCGGCCGAGCTTGAGGCTGCCAAGGAGCGTCGCCGTGCCCAGCATTTGCGCAACCAGAAAACGACAGCAGAGCACGAGGAAGCTCGTCGCGTAATGATGGATCAAGACATCGCagagcccgagcccgacgagACAGAATCGGCCACCTCGCTTGACGTTCTCGTCGGGACTCCACTTCCTGGTGACGAGATCCTCGAGGCGATCCCCGTATGCGCACCCTGGACCGCTCTCGGCAAGCTCAAGTACAGAATCAAGCTTCAGCCCGGTGCAATGAAGAAGGGCAAGGCTGTCAAGGAGATTGTCGAGAAGTGGAAGATGGACTCTGGCAAGAAGGGTGCCGTGGATGAGACGGCGCGAGATGCGGAGCGGATGTGGCCGCGCGAGGTGGAGCTGATCAAGGCTCTGAAGCCTGAGGAGGTGATGAACTCGGTGCCCGTCGGGAAGGTGAAGATCATGACATCGGGTGGCCTTTCAGGGAGTGGCAGTGGCAAAGGGAAAGGTGGCAAGGGGAAGGAACAAGGAAagggaggccgaggcggccgagggtcAAAGAAGTGA